Genomic segment of Patescibacteria group bacterium:
CTTCAAGGCTTAATTTAAGATTTTTAATATCAGCTAAGAGTTCACGGCTTTTTCCATTTAAAGTTTCCAAAGCTATCATATTCTCAAAAAAATCAGATAAATCATTTTCTGAAAGAAAAATCTCAATTAAAGATTTTTTATCCTCCTGATGAATACTTCTTAAAATTGCTGAAAGATAGTCTTTTGATTCTTCCACTTTAAAAATCGTGGTTTCAATAGATCCTTCTGTATCTTCAATTTGGTATCCCAAATCCTTAATCATTGTATTAGATTGCTGAATTTGAACATTTAAACTCTGGATTCTTCTTTTCAAAAGATAAATTTCAGTTTGAAGAGTTTTCTTTTCTTTTTCAGTTTTTTCAATATCATTTTCAATATTTGAAAGCTGTTCTTCAAGCTGTTTTAATTCCTGCTCTAGCGCCTCTCTCTCTTGCTGGGAAGTTTGTGCCAAAGCCTGCCAATCAAAATAATTAAAAACAGGCAAAATAAAGCCTGCTAATAAAACAACGCTTAAAATAATTTTAATAAGTTTATTACTGCCCATTTTTATAAACAAAGATTGTGTCGTGCTATTTTTTTTCTTTCTTTTTTTCTTGACCTGTTAAAACTTCTGCAGAAACAGGTTTTTCTTCTTCTTTTACTCCTTTCTCTTCTGATTCCCTTTCTTTACTAATGACTTCTGTTTCTTTTTCTTCAATTGGCTTTTCAAGCTCTTCTTCAACTTTTTCAGGCGCGGAAACTGTAACTATAATTTCATCAGGATCTTTTAAAATCTTAATGCCAGAAAGAATTTGCAAATCTTTAACTAAAATATTATCGTCAAAAGTTTTTAATTTTGAAATATCAATTTTAATTTCTTTTGGAAGGTCTTGAGGAAACGCTTTTACTTCAATCTCAGAAATATTTTTAACCAAAGTGCCTCCTAAGCTTTTAATTACTGGCGCTTCGCCTTCAAAAATCAAAGGAATCATTATCTCAACTTCTTCTTTTAAGTTAGGTTGATAAAAATCAATATGAATAGGATTGTCAGTAATAACATTAAATTGAATATCACGTATTAAAACCAAAAACTTTTCCTTTTCATCTTTTACTTCAAGAGAAATCAACGAACTCTCCCCTGCTTCTTTGTAAACTTTATTAAATTCTTTTAAATCAACTTCTAAATTAGTATTCTTAACATTAGAGCCATATAAAACAGCGGGCACTTTTTCTTTTGCCCTAAGCCCTTTTAAATCCTTTTGTTTTCTTTTTTTTGCTTTTAAACTAATCATGTTTTGTTGTCAGAACCAAAAAGCTTTATTTTATTTTCAACAATTTTTTGAACTGCGCTAACAACTTCTGGCATTAATTTATATGGTGTGGTTTCTTGTGGTCTGTTTTCTAAAACCTGTTTTAAAGTATCCCTATAAGCTAACCTCAACTCAGTATTTATGTTTATTTTAACAATGCCTTGAGATATAACCTGTTTAGTGTCTTGGTCAGACACGCCTGAACCGCCATGGAGCACAAGAAATTCTTTCATTCTTTCCTTTATTTTTTTCAACCGATCAAAATCAATCATTGGACTTTTCCCGGAAGATTCAATGCCATGAAAACTGCCAATACTAATTGCTAAACTATCAATTTTAGCTTGTTTTGTAAACTCTAACGCCTGGCCTGGATCTGTTAACCCCTGTTTTGTTTCTGGCGCTTTCTCAAGCATTCTTGAAGCTCCTAAGGTAGGATTAAACTCTCCTTCAATTAAAATATTTTTCTTCTGGCTATAATCTTGAATCTTTCTTAAAATATCAATGTTTTTTTCAAAATCCAGTTTTGAACCATCAAAGTGCACTGCATCATAACCCGTATCTATTGCTTTCTTAATATAATCGAATGATCTTCCGTGGTCAAGATTTAAAAAAATAGCAAGATTTTTATTCTTTCTATAAGAACCTACAAGAGCAACTGCTTGTTCTAAACCAACAAAGCCACTTTCTCCTTCTGATGTCCCTATTATTGCTGGTGAATTCAGTTTTTCACAAGCTCCAACTATTGCTTTTAACTGCTCTAAAGTTGAAAAATTAAATTGCCCTATTGCCCATTTCTCTTTTTGTGCTTTTAAAAGATATTCTTTTAATTTCATAGTTTTTGTATTTTCACTTTAACCTTTTTCCACTTCTGGCCTTTTTTCAAAATCCCATCTTTAGCTCCCCATTCTTCAATATTGGCAGTTGAATTTGCCATGGCAAACTGAATTGCTAAAGCAATGTCACTGCTATTAATATACTCAACAATAAAACCAGAACCAAATGAATCTCCTGCTCCAGTTGCGTCAACAAGTTTTACTTTCAAAGCAGGAACAGTGTACAGGAATCTTCCATCAGAAACTGTTGCTCCCTGTTTTCCTTTTGTCATAATGCAGATTCCATCTACTAATTTATCAAGCTTTTTAAAAACAATTTTTTCTTTTTTAAAAGAAGTCTTGGTAAGAAAACCTGCTTCTTCTTGATTAAGAATCAAAACATCTACTTTTTCTAGCGCTTTTTTAATTTCAGAAGATCTCAATTGATATTTGCTCGGATTCAAAGCAGTTTTAATCTTATTTTTTTTAGCAAAATCAATAATTTTTAAATAATCTTTAACTAATTTTCCTGACAAGGGAGCTAAATAAAACCATTTTGCTTTTAACTCTTTAAGGGGAACGTCTCTGGCAGACAACAACCTTGACGCTCCTCTGTAAGGTAAGATCACCTTTCCTTTGCTGCCGCTGAAAATCACTGACATTCCCGTTGATTCTTTGTTTGTTTTAAAAACAAATCTTCTGTCAACATTAAACCTGCTTAAGTCTTCTAAAACAACTTTTCCTGCAAAATCATTGCCTATCATCCCGCAAAAAGCAGTTTTAAACCCCTGACTGCCAAATGTAGCAGCTGAATTAGTGCCTCCGCCTCCAGAGTAAAAAAACATATTCTCGCCTTCAAGCTTTTCACCCAATGGCAAGAATATCCCTTTTCTTTTGTTTTTTAAAGAAATGCCTATCTTTTTATAGCTGACAAAAACGTCTAATGTAGCTGAGCCAAAAGTTACAACATCAAACATGATTATTTTTGTTTTTTAGATAAACTAATTATTGTTTTAATGACACTGTCAGGATTTAAAGATATTGTTCCAATTTTTTCTTTCATTAAAAAATTTGCGAAGTCTGTAAAATAACTTGGCGCCTCACCGCAAATCCCAATATACTTTTTATTCTTCCTGCAGACTTTTATTGTTTCTGAAATCATTTTTAAAACTGCTTCATTCCTCTCGTCGTCAATATGAGCTATTTTAGCACTGTCCCTGTCCATGCCTAGAACCAGCTGGGTTAAATCATTTGTACCAATGCTCATGCCGTCAAAAATCTTTAAAAACTCATCAGCTAAAATTACATTTGAAGGAATCTCGCACATCACAATTATTTTTAATCCATCTTTTCCTTTTTTAAGACTATTCTTAGCCATCAAATCTAAAACTTTTTTTCCTTCTTCAACTGTCCTGCAAAATGGAATCATCACCCAAATATTCTTAAGTCCAAACACCTCCCGGGCTTTTTTAATTGCTAAGCACTCCATTTTAAAAGCTGGTTCAAAGTCCTTGTCATAATAACGGGAAGCACCTCTCCAGCCCAGCATTGGATTTGATTCTTTTGGTTCAAATAAATGACCTCCAATTAAGCTTGCGTATTCATTTGTTTTAAAGTCAGAAAGCCTGACAATTACGTCTTTAGGATAAAATGCAGCTGCAATTTGAGAAATGCCTTCAGCCAATTCATCAATAAAATATTGTTTTTTGTCTTTGTAACCAATAGTTAATTCTTGAATTTGGGATTTTAATTTCTTATCTTTTAAGTTATTAAAGTGATAAAGGGCCAAAGGATGGATCCTTATCTTCTCAGCAATTATGAATTCCTGCCTTGCCAAACCCACTCCGTCAACGGGCAAAAATGATTTTTTAAAAGCAATTTCAGGCACCCCTAGATTCAAACTAATACTAACTGGCAACTTAGGAATCTTTTTTAAATTATATCTTTTAACTTTAAAAGGGACTATTCCTTCAAAAACTCTTGCTTTTGTACAGTCAACAGTAATATTTTGTCCTGTTTTTAAAATCTTGGTTGCTTTTTTTGTTCCAACAATGCAGGGAATACCTAATTCT
This window contains:
- a CDS encoding 50S ribosomal protein L25, whose amino-acid sequence is MISLKAKKRKQKDLKGLRAKEKVPAVLYGSNVKNTNLEVDLKEFNKVYKEAGESSLISLEVKDEKEKFLVLIRDIQFNVITDNPIHIDFYQPNLKEEVEIMIPLIFEGEAPVIKSLGGTLVKNISEIEVKAFPQDLPKEIKIDISKLKTFDDNILVKDLQILSGIKILKDPDEIIVTVSAPEKVEEELEKPIEEKETEVISKERESEEKGVKEEEKPVSAEVLTGQEKKKEKK
- a CDS encoding class II fructose-bisphosphate aldolase, which encodes MKLKEYLLKAQKEKWAIGQFNFSTLEQLKAIVGACEKLNSPAIIGTSEGESGFVGLEQAVALVGSYRKNKNLAIFLNLDHGRSFDYIKKAIDTGYDAVHFDGSKLDFEKNIDILRKIQDYSQKKNILIEGEFNPTLGASRMLEKAPETKQGLTDPGQALEFTKQAKIDSLAISIGSFHGIESSGKSPMIDFDRLKKIKERMKEFLVLHGGSGVSDQDTKQVISQGIVKININTELRLAYRDTLKQVLENRPQETTPYKLMPEVVSAVQKIVENKIKLFGSDNKT
- a CDS encoding carbohydrate kinase family protein, with amino-acid sequence MFDVVTFGSATLDVFVSYKKIGISLKNKRKGIFLPLGEKLEGENMFFYSGGGGTNSAATFGSQGFKTAFCGMIGNDFAGKVVLEDLSRFNVDRRFVFKTNKESTGMSVIFSGSKGKVILPYRGASRLLSARDVPLKELKAKWFYLAPLSGKLVKDYLKIIDFAKKNKIKTALNPSKYQLRSSEIKKALEKVDVLILNQEEAGFLTKTSFKKEKIVFKKLDKLVDGICIMTKGKQGATVSDGRFLYTVPALKVKLVDATGAGDSFGSGFIVEYINSSDIALAIQFAMANSTANIEEWGAKDGILKKGQKWKKVKVKIQKL